A window from Macadamia integrifolia cultivar HAES 741 unplaced genomic scaffold, SCU_Mint_v3 scaffold1006, whole genome shotgun sequence encodes these proteins:
- the LOC122062373 gene encoding NAD(P)H-quinone oxidoreductase subunit T, chloroplastic-like, with amino-acid sequence MASTTAPPALFLLGSKKGGKSLEKAQIRSNSNGRRRRRNFCVLASETSSGQRRRSPPGVDTRIHWDSPDEGWIGGSTNSSQRTIEEEQQNLLGKNYSDLLEESSDSHYQFLGVSAEADLEEIKAAYRGLSKDYHPDTTSLPLKAASDKFMKLREVYDTLSNEERRKFYDWTLAQEAASRQAEKMKMKLEDPREQEVRNWESIPDMVDRLGGRNMELSDQAMTALTIDVFAVIFSICCIIVYALFFQDP; translated from the exons ATGGCTTCCACGACGGCTCCTCCGGCCTTGTTCCTACTCGGAAGTAAAAAGGGAGGTAAGAGCTTGGAAAAAGCCCAGATAAGAAGTAACAGCAATggcagaaggagaagaaggaactTTTGTGTTTTAGCATCAGAAACCTCATCTGGCCAGCGAAGAAGGTCTCCACCTGGAGTCGACACCAGAATTCACTGGGACAGTCCAGACGAGGGTTGGATTGGAGGGAGTACTAATTCATCACAGAGAACAATTGAGGAAGAACAACAAAACCTTTTGGGGAAAAACTATTCTGATTTGCTTGAAGAGTCCTCTGATTCTCATTACCA GTTCCTTGGAGTATCTGCTGAGGCTGATTTGGAAGAAATCAAAGCAGCTTACAGGGGGCTATCAAAAGATTACCATCCAGATACAACATCACTGCCATTGAAAGCTGCATCTGATAAGTTCATGAAACTAAGAGAGGTGTATGATACATTGAGTaatgaagagagaagaaagttcTATGACTGGACATTAGCTCAGGAAGCTGCAAGTCGACAAgcggagaagatgaagatgaagttgGAGGATCCTCGTGAACAAGAAGTGCGGAATTGGGAGTCGATACCTGATATGGTTGACCGCCTTGGTGGAAGGAACATGGAACTGAGTGATCAAGCCATGACAGCCCTCACTATCGATGTTTTTGCTGTAATCTTTTCAATATGCTGCATCATTGTTTATGCTCTCTTCTTTCAGGACCCATAA